From one Pseudoliparis swirei isolate HS2019 ecotype Mariana Trench chromosome 5, NWPU_hadal_v1, whole genome shotgun sequence genomic stretch:
- the kif1aa gene encoding kinesin-like protein KIF1A isoform X3 gives MAGASVKVAVRVRPFNSREIGKDSKCIIQMSGNTTTIVNPKQAKDTKSFNFDYSYWSHTSPEDINYATQLEVYKDIGEEMLLHAFEGYNVCIFAYGQTGSGKSYTMMGKQDVKDQQGIIPLLCEDLFTKFNDNAGNSMSYSVEVSYMEIYCERVRDLLNPKNKGNLRVREHPLMGPYVEDLSKLAVTSYNDIQDLMDSGNKARTVAATNMNETSSRSHAVFNIIFTQKRHNADTENTSEKVSKISLVDLAGSERADSTGATGTRLKEGANINKSLTTLGKVISALAEVDSGLNKNKKKKKVENHIPYRDSVLTWLLRENLGGNSRTTMVAALSPADINYEETLSTLRYADRAKQIRCNAVINEDPSNRLVRELKEEVSRLKDLLCAQGLGDIIDMTNTMTGMSPSPSLSALTSRAGSIASLHDRIRFSPGSEEAIERLKETEKIIAELNETWEEKLRRTEAIRMEREALLAEMGVAIREDGGTVGVFSPKKTPHLVNLNEDPLMSECLLYYIKDGMTRVGRVDASSRQDIVLSGHFIKDEHCTFTSSTGPTREIVVLEPCEGAETYVNGKRMTEPTVLKSGNRIILGKSHVFRFNHPVQARAERERTPCAETPVEPVDWAFAQRELLDKQGIDMKQEMEQRLQELEDQYRKEREEANNLLEQQRLDYESKLEALQKQVDSYYPETLEEEEEEEPEEEVQWTEREGELALWSFRKWRCYQFTSLRDLLWGNAIFLKEANAISVELKKKVQFQFVLLTDTLYSPLPPDLLPPEATNDREKRQFPRTIVAVEVQDQKNGATHYWTLQKLRQRLDLMREMYDRAADVPNNTAEDGENVMTGRDPFYDRFPWFRLVGRNPVFNTCMSKRMSDPTPSATLSNSEITELADPQREGRGEELEDLDDDIFLDDPCSELGGEEEEEEDDDDDDDDDEGELCRGSGEGQDPFYDRSPLFSVVGRAFVYLSNLLYPVSLVHRVAIVSERGEVKGFLRVAVQAISADEEAPDYGSGVRQSGTAKISFEDQQYEMFQSETCSVGLSRTGVSQEELRFVEGEGQNAEVGPSADEVNNNTCAAGVDELESPQKSQDGLLETTLEHLRIGDVFTFRVTVLQASSISAEYADIFCQFNFIHRHDEAFSTEPLKNTGRGPPLGFYHVQNIAVEVTKSFVDYIKTQPIVFEVFGHYQKQPFLPLCKDVISPLRPCRRQFPRVMPLSKPVPATKLTAMTRPQAGPCHCKYDLMVFFEICELEANGDYIPTVVDHRGGMPCHGTFLLHQGLQRRITVTIVHESGGDMEWKDIRELVVGRLRNTPEADETIIDPNILSLNILSASYVRPMRDDRTFYRFEAAWDSSMHNSLLLNRVTPYGEKIYMTLSAYLEMENCTQPAIITKDICMVFYSRDTKLSATRSIRNLFGTGSLRAADGNRVTGVYEVSLCNLADAGSPGMQRRRRRVLDTSVAYVRGEENLAGWRPRSDSLILDHQWELEKLSLLQDVEKTKHYLLLREKLESTMLMGQEALQSCITEELSESHQPPEVEQEVSSSSEITTERQRELAAKCLRLLTHSFNREYSHVCISASESKISEMSVTMLRDSVSISALNTITPSSTCPSLVEGCYGDAELRPPMPRSRAVSPSPDAQQDPEAKKSINGASETKPRIRRFFPDIQEIRVSPIVSKKGYLHFLEPHTNGWVKRYVVVRRPYVYIYNAERDSVERAILNLSSAQVEYSEDQQAMLKTPYTFAICTEHRGILLQATNDKEMHDWLYAFNPLLAGTIRSKLSRRRAGQMRM, from the exons CCATCGTCAACCCCAAGCAGGCCAAAGACACCAAGAGCTTCAACTTTGATTACTCCTACTGGTCCCACACCTCG CCAGAGGACATCAATTATGCCACTCAGCTGGAAGTGTACAAAGACATCGGAGAGGAAATGTTGCTGCACGCCTTCGAGGGATACAACGTCTGCATCTTTGCTTATGGCCAGACGGGCTCTGGCAAGTCCTACACCATGATGGGGAAACAGGATGTCAAGGACCAACAAGGGATCATTCCTCTG CTGTGTGAAGATCTTTTCACTAAGTTCAATGACAATGCAGGCAACAGCATGTCTTATTCTGTGGAG GTAAGCTACATGGAGATCTACTGTGAACGTGTGCGGGATTTACTGAACCCCAAGAACAAAGGGAACCTGCGCGTTCGAGAACATCCTCTGATGGGACCTTATGTGGAGGACCTGTCTAAGCTGGCTGTCACCTCCTACAACGACATCCAAGACCTGATGGACTCTGGCAACAAGGCCAG GACGGTGGCCGCCACCAACATGAATGAGACGAGCAGCCGCTCGCACGCCGTCTTCAACATCATATTCACTCAGAAACGCCACAATGCCGATACTGAAAACACCTCTGAAAAG GTCAGCAAGATAAGTTTGGTGGATTTGGCTGGCAGCGAGAGAGCAGACTCTACTGGAGCCACAGGAACCAGGCTTAAG GAAGGAGCAAATATCAACAAATCTCTAACTACACTGGGGAAAGTCATCTCTGCTCTGGCAGAAGTG GACTCTGGGTTGAATAAG aataaaaagaagaagaaggtggaaaACCATATCCCCTACAGAGATTCGGTTTTGACCTGGTTACTGAGAGAAAATTTGG GCGGGAACTCTCGTACTACGATGGTCGCTGCCCTGAGTCCAGCTGACATCAACTACGAGGAGACCCTCAGCACACTCAG ATACGCAGACCGCGCCAAACAGATCCGCTGCAACGCCGTGATCAACGAGGATCCCAGCAACCGGTTGGTGCGTgagctgaaggaggaggtgTCTCGTCTGAAAGACCTCCTCTGCGCCCAGGGCCTGGGTGACATCATTGACA TGACTAATACCATGACGGGGATGagtccctctccgtctctctcagcCTTGACCAGCCGCGCCGGATCCATTGCCAGTCTTCATGACCGCATCAGGTTCAGCCCGGGCAGCGAGGAGGCCATCGAGAGGCTGAAG GAAACAGAGAAAATCATTGCTGAACTCAATGAGACTTGGGAGGAGAAACTTCGCCGAACGGAAGCCATTAGAATGGAAAG AGAGGCCTTGCTGGCAGAAATGGGTGTAGCAATTCGAGAAGATGGCGGCACAGTTGGTGTCTTCTCTCCCAAGAAG ACACCTCATCTGGTGAATCTCAACGAGGATCCTCTGATGTCTGAGTGTCTGCTCTACTACATTAAAGACGGGATGACCAG GGTCGGTCGTGTAGACGCCAGCAGTCGTCAGGATATAGTCCTCAGCGGCCACTTCATTAAAGACGAGCACTGCACCTTCACCAGTTCGACTGGGCCAACAAGAGAAA TTGTTGTCCTGGAGCCGTGTGAAGGAGCTGAGACTTATGTCAATGGAAAGAGAATGACCGAGCCCACTGTCCTCAAATCAG GAAATCGCATCATCCTGGGGAAGAGCCACGTGTTCCGGTTCAACCACCCTGTGCAGGCCCGGGCCGAGAGGGAGAGGACGCCATGTGCAGAAACCCCCGTTGAGCCTGTGGACTGGGCTTTCGCCCAGAGGGAGCTACTGGACAAACAGGGCATCGACATGAAACAGGAAATGGAGCAAAG ACTGCAGGAGTTGGAGGACCAGTATcgcaaagaaagagaggaagccaACAACCTTCTGGAGCAGCAAAGACTG GATTATGAGAGCAAGCTAGAGGCTCTTCAGAAGCAAGTGGACAGTTACTACCCAGAAACccttgaagaagaggaagaggaagagccaGAGGAGGAAG TGCAATGgacagagagggaaggagagctgGCTTTGTGGAGCTTTCGTAAGTGGCGGTGCTACCAGTTCACCTCACTCCGTGACCTGTTATGGGGCAATGCCATCTTCCTGAAGGAGGCCAATGCCATCAGCGTGGAGCTCAAAAAGAAG GTTCAGTTCCAGTTTGTgctgctcacagacacactctactCCCCGCTGCCTCCAGACTTGTTGCCCCCAGAGGCGACCAATGACAGAGAGAAGCGACAGTTCCCACGCACCATTGTGGCAGTGGAGGTGCAGGATCAGAAGAATGGAGCCACCCACTATTGGACATTACAAAAACTAAG GCAGAGGCTGGATCTCATGAGAGAGATGTACGATCGCGCTGCTGATGTGCCCAACAATACCGCTGAAGACGGGGAAAACGTGATGACCGGAAGGGACCCCTTTTATGACCGCTTCCCTTGGTTCCGTCTGGTTGGCAG AAACCCCGTTTTCAACACATGCATGAGCAAGCGCATGAGTGACCCCACCCCGTCCGCGACCCTCTCCAACTCTGAAATTACTGAGCTGGCTGACCCGCAGCGGGAGGGTCGAGGGGAGGAGTTGGAGGACCTGGACGATGATATCTTTTTGGACGACCCGTGCTCGGAGctcgggggagaggaggaggaggaggaggatgatgatgatgatgatgatgatgatgagggagAGCTCTGCCGAGGCTCCGGCGAAGGCCAGGATCCCTTTTACGACCGCTCACCATTATTCAGTGTAGTGGGAAG GGCTTTTGTTTATCTGAGTAACCTGCTGTACCCGGTTTCTCTCGTCCACCGCGTGGCCATCGTCAGCGAGAGGGGCGAAGTGAAGGGCTTCCTCCGGGTGGCGGTGCAAGCCATATCAG CCGACGAGGAAGCTCCCGACTATGGCTCGGGAGTGCGGCAGTCGGGCACTGCCAAAATCTCCTTTGAGGATCAGCAATATGAAATG TTCCAGTCCGAGACCTGCTCCGTAGGACTGTCCCGCACAGGGGTTTCACAGGAGGAGCTTCGTTTCGTGGAGGGAGAGGGGCAGAATGCAGAAGTGGGGCCCTCAGCTGATGAGGTCAACAATAACACATGTGCGG CTGGTGTAGATGAGCTGGAGAGTCCGCAGAAGAGTCAGGACGGCCTGCTTGAGACAACCCTTGAGCACCTGAGGATCGGCGACGTCTTCACCTTCAGGGTGACCGTCCTGCAAGCCTCCAGCATCTCTGCAGAATATGCCGACATCTTTTGCCAGTTCAA CTTCATCCACCGCCACGATGAGGCCTTCTCCACCGAACCCCTAAAAAACACCGGCCGCGGCCCCCCTCTGGGCTTCTACCACGTGCAGAAT ATTGCTGTTGAGGTCACTAAATCCTTCGTTGACTACATCAAGACTCAGCCAATagtgtttgaggtgtttggacaCTACCAGAAACAGCCTTTTCTTCCACTCTGTAAAGACGTCATCAG TCCGCTACGTCCCTGCAGAAGACAGTTTCCACGAGTGATGCCCCTGTCCAAACCAG TACCTGCCACCAAGCTGACAGCTATGACTCGCCCTCAGGCAGGACCCTGCCACTGCAAATATGATCTCATGGTGTTCTTTGAGATATGTGAGCTGGAGGCCAATGGAGA CTACATCCCTACAGTGGTGGACCACAGAGGAGGAATGCCTTGTCATGGCACATTCCTGCTGCACCAG GGCCTCCAGAGGAGAATCACCGTCACCATTGTACACGAGTCAGGGGGTGACATGGAGTGGAAGGATATCCGTGAGCTGGTTGTGG GTCGACTCCGCAACACCCCCGAAGCTGATGAAACCATCATTGACCctaatattctctctctcaacatcttGTCTGCTAGTTACGTCAGACCCATGAGGGATGACCG GACTTTCTACCGCTTCGAGGCCGCCTGGGACAGCTCCATGCACAACTCGCTGCTACTAAACCGAGTCACTCCTTACGGGGAGAAGATCTACATGACCCTCTCGGCCTACTTGGAG ATGGAGAACTGCACCCAGCCCGCAATCATAACAAAAGATATCTGCATGGTGTTTTACTCTCGAGACACAAAGCTCTCGGCCACGCGCTCTATCCGCAACCTTTTTGGAACTGGAAGCCTGAGAGCGGCAGATGG AAACCGTGTAACTGGAGTTTATGAGGTCAGCCTGTGTAACCTGGCAGATGCAGGAAGCCCAG GTATGCAGAGGAGACGAAGGCGAGTGCTGGACACCTCCGTGGCCTACGTCCGTGGGGAGGAGAACCTGGCCGGGTGGAGGCCCCGTAGTGACAGCCTCATTCTGGACCATCAGTGGGAGCTGGAGAAACTCAGCCTCCTCCAAGAT GTGGAGAAGACCAAACATTACCTGCTCCTGAGGGAGAAGCTGGAGTCGACCATGCTTATGGGCCAGGAGGCGCTGCAGTCCTGCATCACCGAGGAGCTCAGCGAGTCTCACCAGCCCCCCGAGGTCGAGCAGGAGGTCAGCTCCAGCTCTGAAATCACCACTGAGCGACAGAGGGAGCTCGCTGCAAAG TGTTTGCGCCTGCTGACTCACTCCTTCAACCGAGAATACAGCCACGTGTGCATCAGCGCCAGTGAGAGCAAG ATTTCGGAGATGTCCGTCACAATGCTAAGAGACTCCGTTTCGATCTCCGCTCTCAACACAATCACTCCCTCGTCAACATGCCCTTCGCTGGTTGAGGGTTGCTATGGGGACGCTGAACTCAG ACCCCCGATGCCTCGCTCTCGTGCTGTCAGCCCCAGTCCTGACGCGCAGCAGGACCCAGAGGCCAAGAAGTCCATCAACGGGGCCTCTGAAACCAAACCACGCATCCGCAGATTTTTCCCTGACATCCAGGAGATTAGAGTGAG CCCCATTGTGTCAAAGAAGGGTTACTTGCATTTCTTGGAGCCACACACCAACGGGTGGGTGAAGCGCTACGTCGTCGTGCGGCGGCCGTACGTCTACATCTACAACGCGGAGAGAGACTCGGTGGAGCGGGCCATCCTCAACCTCTCCTCTGCCCAGGTGGAGTACAGTGAGGACCAGCAGGCAATGCTGAAG ACGCCGTACACATTTGCCATCTGTACCGAACATCGCGGGATATTGCTACAAGCCACTAATGACAAGGAGATGCACGACTGGCTGTATGCGTTTAATCCCCTCCTTGCTGGAACTATCAg GTCGAAGCTGTCGAGAAGACGAGCCGGACAGATGAGGATGTGA
- the kif1aa gene encoding kinesin-like protein KIF1A isoform X1, with protein MAGASVKVAVRVRPFNSREIGKDSKCIIQMSGNTTTIVNPKQAKDTKSFNFDYSYWSHTSPEDINYATQLEVYKDIGEEMLLHAFEGYNVCIFAYGQTGSGKSYTMMGKQDVKDQQGIIPLLCEDLFTKFNDNAGNSMSYSVEVSYMEIYCERVRDLLNPKNKGNLRVREHPLMGPYVEDLSKLAVTSYNDIQDLMDSGNKARTVAATNMNETSSRSHAVFNIIFTQKRHNADTENTSEKVSKISLVDLAGSERADSTGATGTRLKEGANINKSLTTLGKVISALAEVDSGLNKNKKKKKVENHIPYRDSVLTWLLRENLGGNSRTTMVAALSPADINYEETLSTLRYADRAKQIRCNAVINEDPSNRLVRELKEEVSRLKDLLCAQGLGDIIDMTNTMTGMSPSPSLSALTSRAGSIASLHDRIRFSPGSEEAIERLKETEKIIAELNETWEEKLRRTEAIRMEREALLAEMGVAIREDGGTVGVFSPKKTPHLVNLNEDPLMSECLLYYIKDGMTRVGRVDASSRQDIVLSGHFIKDEHCTFTSSTGPTREIVVLEPCEGAETYVNGKRMTEPTVLKSGNRIILGKSHVFRFNHPVQARAERERTPCAETPVEPVDWAFAQRELLDKQGIDMKQEMEQRLQELEDQYRKEREEANNLLEQQRLDYESKLEALQKQVDSYYPETLEEEEEEEPEEEVQWTEREGELALWSFRKWRCYQFTSLRDLLWGNAIFLKEANAISVELKKKVQFQFVLLTDTLYSPLPPDLLPPEATNDREKRQFPRTIVAVEVQDQKNGATHYWTLQKLRQRLDLMREMYDRAADVPNNTAEDGENVMTGRDPFYDRFPWFRLVGRNPVFNTCMSKRMSDPTPSATLSNSEITELADPQREGRGEELEDLDDDIFLDDPCSELGGEEEEEEDDDDDDDDDEGELCRGSGEGQDPFYDRSPLFSVVGRAFVYLSNLLYPVSLVHRVAIVSERGEVKGFLRVAVQAISADEEAPDYGSGVRQSGTAKISFEDQQYEMFQSETCSVGLSRTGVSQEELRFVEGEGQNAEVGPSADEVNNNTCAAGVDELESPQKSQDGLLETTLEHLRIGDVFTFRVTVLQASSISAEYADIFCQFNFIHRHDEAFSTEPLKNTGRGPPLGFYHVQNIAVEVTKSFVDYIKTQPIVFEVFGHYQKQPFLPLCKDVISPLRPCRRQFPRVMPLSKPVPATKLTAMTRPQAGPCHCKYDLMVFFEICELEANGDYIPTVVDHRGGMPCHGTFLLHQGLQRRITVTIVHESGGDMEWKDIRELVVGRLRNTPEADETIIDPNILSLNILSASYVRPMRDDRQFLDSDMPRTFYRFEAAWDSSMHNSLLLNRVTPYGEKIYMTLSAYLEMENCTQPAIITKDICMVFYSRDTKLSATRSIRNLFGTGSLRAADGNRVTGVYEVSLCNLADAGSPGMQRRRRRVLDTSVAYVRGEENLAGWRPRSDSLILDHQWELEKLSLLQDVEKTKHYLLLREKLESTMLMGQEALQSCITEELSESHQPPEVEQEVSSSSEITTERQRELAAKCLRLLTHSFNREYSHVCISASESKISEMSVTMLRDSVSISALNTITPSSTCPSLVEGCYGDAELRPPMPRSRAVSPSPDAQQDPEAKKSINGASETKPRIRRFFPDIQEIRVSPIVSKKGYLHFLEPHTNGWVKRYVVVRRPYVYIYNAERDSVERAILNLSSAQVEYSEDQQAMLKTPYTFAICTEHRGILLQATNDKEMHDWLYAFNPLLAGTIRSKLSRRRAGQMRM; from the exons CCATCGTCAACCCCAAGCAGGCCAAAGACACCAAGAGCTTCAACTTTGATTACTCCTACTGGTCCCACACCTCG CCAGAGGACATCAATTATGCCACTCAGCTGGAAGTGTACAAAGACATCGGAGAGGAAATGTTGCTGCACGCCTTCGAGGGATACAACGTCTGCATCTTTGCTTATGGCCAGACGGGCTCTGGCAAGTCCTACACCATGATGGGGAAACAGGATGTCAAGGACCAACAAGGGATCATTCCTCTG CTGTGTGAAGATCTTTTCACTAAGTTCAATGACAATGCAGGCAACAGCATGTCTTATTCTGTGGAG GTAAGCTACATGGAGATCTACTGTGAACGTGTGCGGGATTTACTGAACCCCAAGAACAAAGGGAACCTGCGCGTTCGAGAACATCCTCTGATGGGACCTTATGTGGAGGACCTGTCTAAGCTGGCTGTCACCTCCTACAACGACATCCAAGACCTGATGGACTCTGGCAACAAGGCCAG GACGGTGGCCGCCACCAACATGAATGAGACGAGCAGCCGCTCGCACGCCGTCTTCAACATCATATTCACTCAGAAACGCCACAATGCCGATACTGAAAACACCTCTGAAAAG GTCAGCAAGATAAGTTTGGTGGATTTGGCTGGCAGCGAGAGAGCAGACTCTACTGGAGCCACAGGAACCAGGCTTAAG GAAGGAGCAAATATCAACAAATCTCTAACTACACTGGGGAAAGTCATCTCTGCTCTGGCAGAAGTG GACTCTGGGTTGAATAAG aataaaaagaagaagaaggtggaaaACCATATCCCCTACAGAGATTCGGTTTTGACCTGGTTACTGAGAGAAAATTTGG GCGGGAACTCTCGTACTACGATGGTCGCTGCCCTGAGTCCAGCTGACATCAACTACGAGGAGACCCTCAGCACACTCAG ATACGCAGACCGCGCCAAACAGATCCGCTGCAACGCCGTGATCAACGAGGATCCCAGCAACCGGTTGGTGCGTgagctgaaggaggaggtgTCTCGTCTGAAAGACCTCCTCTGCGCCCAGGGCCTGGGTGACATCATTGACA TGACTAATACCATGACGGGGATGagtccctctccgtctctctcagcCTTGACCAGCCGCGCCGGATCCATTGCCAGTCTTCATGACCGCATCAGGTTCAGCCCGGGCAGCGAGGAGGCCATCGAGAGGCTGAAG GAAACAGAGAAAATCATTGCTGAACTCAATGAGACTTGGGAGGAGAAACTTCGCCGAACGGAAGCCATTAGAATGGAAAG AGAGGCCTTGCTGGCAGAAATGGGTGTAGCAATTCGAGAAGATGGCGGCACAGTTGGTGTCTTCTCTCCCAAGAAG ACACCTCATCTGGTGAATCTCAACGAGGATCCTCTGATGTCTGAGTGTCTGCTCTACTACATTAAAGACGGGATGACCAG GGTCGGTCGTGTAGACGCCAGCAGTCGTCAGGATATAGTCCTCAGCGGCCACTTCATTAAAGACGAGCACTGCACCTTCACCAGTTCGACTGGGCCAACAAGAGAAA TTGTTGTCCTGGAGCCGTGTGAAGGAGCTGAGACTTATGTCAATGGAAAGAGAATGACCGAGCCCACTGTCCTCAAATCAG GAAATCGCATCATCCTGGGGAAGAGCCACGTGTTCCGGTTCAACCACCCTGTGCAGGCCCGGGCCGAGAGGGAGAGGACGCCATGTGCAGAAACCCCCGTTGAGCCTGTGGACTGGGCTTTCGCCCAGAGGGAGCTACTGGACAAACAGGGCATCGACATGAAACAGGAAATGGAGCAAAG ACTGCAGGAGTTGGAGGACCAGTATcgcaaagaaagagaggaagccaACAACCTTCTGGAGCAGCAAAGACTG GATTATGAGAGCAAGCTAGAGGCTCTTCAGAAGCAAGTGGACAGTTACTACCCAGAAACccttgaagaagaggaagaggaagagccaGAGGAGGAAG TGCAATGgacagagagggaaggagagctgGCTTTGTGGAGCTTTCGTAAGTGGCGGTGCTACCAGTTCACCTCACTCCGTGACCTGTTATGGGGCAATGCCATCTTCCTGAAGGAGGCCAATGCCATCAGCGTGGAGCTCAAAAAGAAG GTTCAGTTCCAGTTTGTgctgctcacagacacactctactCCCCGCTGCCTCCAGACTTGTTGCCCCCAGAGGCGACCAATGACAGAGAGAAGCGACAGTTCCCACGCACCATTGTGGCAGTGGAGGTGCAGGATCAGAAGAATGGAGCCACCCACTATTGGACATTACAAAAACTAAG GCAGAGGCTGGATCTCATGAGAGAGATGTACGATCGCGCTGCTGATGTGCCCAACAATACCGCTGAAGACGGGGAAAACGTGATGACCGGAAGGGACCCCTTTTATGACCGCTTCCCTTGGTTCCGTCTGGTTGGCAG AAACCCCGTTTTCAACACATGCATGAGCAAGCGCATGAGTGACCCCACCCCGTCCGCGACCCTCTCCAACTCTGAAATTACTGAGCTGGCTGACCCGCAGCGGGAGGGTCGAGGGGAGGAGTTGGAGGACCTGGACGATGATATCTTTTTGGACGACCCGTGCTCGGAGctcgggggagaggaggaggaggaggaggatgatgatgatgatgatgatgatgatgagggagAGCTCTGCCGAGGCTCCGGCGAAGGCCAGGATCCCTTTTACGACCGCTCACCATTATTCAGTGTAGTGGGAAG GGCTTTTGTTTATCTGAGTAACCTGCTGTACCCGGTTTCTCTCGTCCACCGCGTGGCCATCGTCAGCGAGAGGGGCGAAGTGAAGGGCTTCCTCCGGGTGGCGGTGCAAGCCATATCAG CCGACGAGGAAGCTCCCGACTATGGCTCGGGAGTGCGGCAGTCGGGCACTGCCAAAATCTCCTTTGAGGATCAGCAATATGAAATG TTCCAGTCCGAGACCTGCTCCGTAGGACTGTCCCGCACAGGGGTTTCACAGGAGGAGCTTCGTTTCGTGGAGGGAGAGGGGCAGAATGCAGAAGTGGGGCCCTCAGCTGATGAGGTCAACAATAACACATGTGCGG CTGGTGTAGATGAGCTGGAGAGTCCGCAGAAGAGTCAGGACGGCCTGCTTGAGACAACCCTTGAGCACCTGAGGATCGGCGACGTCTTCACCTTCAGGGTGACCGTCCTGCAAGCCTCCAGCATCTCTGCAGAATATGCCGACATCTTTTGCCAGTTCAA CTTCATCCACCGCCACGATGAGGCCTTCTCCACCGAACCCCTAAAAAACACCGGCCGCGGCCCCCCTCTGGGCTTCTACCACGTGCAGAAT ATTGCTGTTGAGGTCACTAAATCCTTCGTTGACTACATCAAGACTCAGCCAATagtgtttgaggtgtttggacaCTACCAGAAACAGCCTTTTCTTCCACTCTGTAAAGACGTCATCAG TCCGCTACGTCCCTGCAGAAGACAGTTTCCACGAGTGATGCCCCTGTCCAAACCAG TACCTGCCACCAAGCTGACAGCTATGACTCGCCCTCAGGCAGGACCCTGCCACTGCAAATATGATCTCATGGTGTTCTTTGAGATATGTGAGCTGGAGGCCAATGGAGA CTACATCCCTACAGTGGTGGACCACAGAGGAGGAATGCCTTGTCATGGCACATTCCTGCTGCACCAG GGCCTCCAGAGGAGAATCACCGTCACCATTGTACACGAGTCAGGGGGTGACATGGAGTGGAAGGATATCCGTGAGCTGGTTGTGG GTCGACTCCGCAACACCCCCGAAGCTGATGAAACCATCATTGACCctaatattctctctctcaacatcttGTCTGCTAGTTACGTCAGACCCATGAGGGATGACCG ACAGTTTCTTGATTCGGACATGCCTAG GACTTTCTACCGCTTCGAGGCCGCCTGGGACAGCTCCATGCACAACTCGCTGCTACTAAACCGAGTCACTCCTTACGGGGAGAAGATCTACATGACCCTCTCGGCCTACTTGGAG ATGGAGAACTGCACCCAGCCCGCAATCATAACAAAAGATATCTGCATGGTGTTTTACTCTCGAGACACAAAGCTCTCGGCCACGCGCTCTATCCGCAACCTTTTTGGAACTGGAAGCCTGAGAGCGGCAGATGG AAACCGTGTAACTGGAGTTTATGAGGTCAGCCTGTGTAACCTGGCAGATGCAGGAAGCCCAG GTATGCAGAGGAGACGAAGGCGAGTGCTGGACACCTCCGTGGCCTACGTCCGTGGGGAGGAGAACCTGGCCGGGTGGAGGCCCCGTAGTGACAGCCTCATTCTGGACCATCAGTGGGAGCTGGAGAAACTCAGCCTCCTCCAAGAT GTGGAGAAGACCAAACATTACCTGCTCCTGAGGGAGAAGCTGGAGTCGACCATGCTTATGGGCCAGGAGGCGCTGCAGTCCTGCATCACCGAGGAGCTCAGCGAGTCTCACCAGCCCCCCGAGGTCGAGCAGGAGGTCAGCTCCAGCTCTGAAATCACCACTGAGCGACAGAGGGAGCTCGCTGCAAAG TGTTTGCGCCTGCTGACTCACTCCTTCAACCGAGAATACAGCCACGTGTGCATCAGCGCCAGTGAGAGCAAG ATTTCGGAGATGTCCGTCACAATGCTAAGAGACTCCGTTTCGATCTCCGCTCTCAACACAATCACTCCCTCGTCAACATGCCCTTCGCTGGTTGAGGGTTGCTATGGGGACGCTGAACTCAG ACCCCCGATGCCTCGCTCTCGTGCTGTCAGCCCCAGTCCTGACGCGCAGCAGGACCCAGAGGCCAAGAAGTCCATCAACGGGGCCTCTGAAACCAAACCACGCATCCGCAGATTTTTCCCTGACATCCAGGAGATTAGAGTGAG CCCCATTGTGTCAAAGAAGGGTTACTTGCATTTCTTGGAGCCACACACCAACGGGTGGGTGAAGCGCTACGTCGTCGTGCGGCGGCCGTACGTCTACATCTACAACGCGGAGAGAGACTCGGTGGAGCGGGCCATCCTCAACCTCTCCTCTGCCCAGGTGGAGTACAGTGAGGACCAGCAGGCAATGCTGAAG ACGCCGTACACATTTGCCATCTGTACCGAACATCGCGGGATATTGCTACAAGCCACTAATGACAAGGAGATGCACGACTGGCTGTATGCGTTTAATCCCCTCCTTGCTGGAACTATCAg GTCGAAGCTGTCGAGAAGACGAGCCGGACAGATGAGGATGTGA